The Gymnogyps californianus isolate 813 chromosome 5, ASM1813914v2, whole genome shotgun sequence genome contains a region encoding:
- the SVIP gene encoding small VCP/p97-interacting protein, with protein sequence MGLCLPCMGGAVKDVVETPDPEIKRRQLAEAAEKRQMEASSRGIKNAYSVEQKKKKQEEIEKRIAASGSGGEGGLRWQVG encoded by the exons ATGGGGCTGTGCCTGCCCTGCATGGGGGGCGCCGTCAAGGACGTGGTGGAGACGCCCGACCCG gaaataaaaagaagacagCTAGCAGAAGCTGCTGAGAAGAGGCAGATGGAG GCTTCCTCTCGAGGTATTAAGAATGCTTACTCTgtagagcaaaagaaaaagaaacaggaagaaatagaaaaaagaattgcAGCTTCAGGttctggaggagaaggaggactgaga TGGCAGGTTGGATAA